One region of Drosophila kikkawai strain 14028-0561.14 chromosome 2R, DkikHiC1v2, whole genome shotgun sequence genomic DNA includes:
- the Ir56d gene encoding uncharacterized protein Ir56d, which yields MASRAAELILQEREIFPRNLSMVNGTTIQLLDSSFVLDMLFSITQLYHFKNFIFYISERLDLKNKDSQVFFHDFWTYFPLAPNLIITRQHYAPVPMMQFISTPSLVMVYTTNRDDPIMELAAQSLRGIRWLKTIFILYPSLKSRDFESSLESFTEFTTEIKDVYEWAWKKQFINTVLVTIKNNVFLLEPYPTPSVINRTGTWRPEEFFQKYAKDMKGYEVRTPILYDLPRVFKSDRPTNAYEKNFVHGTSGNLFLGFLEFVNASLVDTTSNMTVDYLNMTNMLDLVAQGVYETLIHSFTEITTKYVVSYSYPIGINDVCIMVPFRNQSPEDQYMREALQGNVWILIILFTLYIALALWLCSPLKPRDFSAAFLQAICTLTYMPPTFIIRTPTLRMRYLYILLAIMGIVTSNMYTSRMTSYFTAAPPSRQVNTVQDVVEANLRILVVADEHERMVKSPRQYPPSYMRQVDIVDKHMMDLHREPFNTTFGYTVSSDRWRFLDMQQHHLRKPIFRLTDICEGPFYHVYPMHADSHLRSSMTEYIMIAQQAGLMNHWKREAFWEAVHLKRIQVHLIVEEPMALSLSFFSSMLRTWTFGLVVSGMAFAAEMKWYEHVTLRRRPIVKITRKPRSFLRRFMRV from the coding sequence ATGGCAAGTCGGGCTGCAGAGCTTATTCTCCAAGAGCGGGAAATTTTCCCACGTAATCTTTCCATGGTGAATGGAACAACCATCCAATTGCTAGACAGCTCATTCGTCTTGGACATGCTCTTTAGCATCACCCAGCTATATCACTTCAAGAACTTTATTTTCTACATTTCGGAGCGGCTGGATCTAAAGAATAAGGATTCCCAGGTGTTCTTTCACGACTTTTGGACATACTTTCCGCTGGCTCCGAATTTGATTATAACCCGCCAGCACTATGCACCGGTTCCTATGATGCAGTTCATCAGCACTCCCTCGCTGGTGATGGTTTACACCACGAATCGCGATGATCCCATCATGGAGCTGGCTGCCCAGAGTTTGCGGGGCATTCGTTGGCTCAAGACGATCTTCATTCTGTATCCCAGCCTCAAGAGCCGTGACTTTGAATCGAGCTTGGAGTCCTTTACGGAATTTACGACCGAGATAAAAGATGTCTACGAGTGGGCCTGGAAGAAGCAGTTCATCAACACCGTCCTGGTCACCATCAAGAACAATGTGTTCCTGCTGGAGCCCTATCCCACGCCCTCGGTTATCAACAGGACGGGCACATGGAGGCCTGAGGAGTTCTTCCAGAAGTATGCCAAGGACATGAAGGGCTACGAGGTGAGAACGCCCATCCTGTACGATCTGCCGCGGGTCTTCAAATCGGATCGGCCGACGAATGCCTACGAGAAGAACTTTGTCCATGGGACCAGCGGCAACTTGTTTCTGGGTTTCCTGGAATTCGTGAATGCCTCATTGGTGGACACCACCTCAAATATGACGGTCGACTACCTGAATATGACGAATATGCTGGACCTGGTGGCCCAGGGAGTGTACGAGACGCTGATACACTCCTTCACGGAGATCACGACCAAGTATGTGGTCAGCTATAGCTATCCCATCGGCATCAACGACGTCTGCATTATGGTTCCCTTTCGCAACCAGTCACCGGAGGACCAGTACATGCGGGAGGCTCTCCAGGGCAATGTATGGATACTAATCATCCTATTTACGCTGTACATAGCCCTGGCACTTTGGCTGTGCTCGCCCCTAAAACCCCGGGATTTTAGCGCCGCCTTCCTGCAAGCCATCTGCACGCTGACCTACATGCCGCCCACATTCATCATCCGCACGcccacgctgcgtatgcgctATCTGTACATTCTGCTGGCCATCATGGGCATCGTGACATCGAACATGTACACCTCCCGGATGACCAGCTACTTCACCGCGGCCCCGCCATCACGACAGGTGAACACGGTGCAGGATGTGGTGGAGGCCAATCTGCGGATCCTGGTGGTGGCCGACGAGCACGAAAGGATGGTCAAGTCGCCGCGGCAATACCCACCCAGCTACATGCGCCAAGTGGATATTGTGGATAAGCATATGATGGACCTCCATCGGGAGCCATTCAACACCACTTTTGGCTATACCGTCAGCAGCGATCGCTGGCGATTTCTGGACATGCAGCAGCATCACCTGCGAAAGCCTATCTTCCGGCTGACAGACATCTGCGAGGGCCCCTTCTATCACGTCTATCCCATGCACGCGGACTCCCATTTGCGCTCATCCATGACGGAGTACATCATGATAGCCCAGCAGGCGGGCCTCATGAACCACTGGAAGCGAGAGGCCTTCTGGGAGGCCGTGCACCTAAAACGCATCCAGGTGCATCTTATCGTTGAGGAGCCGATGGCCCTCAGCCTGAGCTTCTTCTCCAGCATGCTGCGCACTTGGACCTTCGGCCTGGTGGTGTCTGGAATGGCCTTTGCTGCGGAGATGAAGTGGTACGAGCATGTGACCCTTAGACGCCGCCCTATTGTTAAAATAACCCGTAAGCCAAGGTCCTTTCTTAGGCGGTTTATGAGGGTGTAA
- the Ir56c gene encoding uncharacterized protein Ir56c, producing the protein MKYVLDLLTPFASQNIFQEIVWFVSPHQRLEQTDEFIRRIDEAFGKTATQTVVNNNTEMRMIHSSARRNHMSFVFTTGADDPIMKVFSKVLLGRHFYFSMIMYVDKVSDMQPIQDILLFAYNQQFINSMVYFESEEGINQIFGVAKFPSMVFENRTDFNAYMRKMYNKILNARSDVEGFGFATPLRQDLPHLFQSRGRNDGSTYRIIETFVQFVNGTFAELPMPLDALGGKVINMKQTLQMVRERQMEFCAHAYALFMPDEELEKTYPLLVVQWCLMVPLYNSVSTYLYPLQPFAWNVWFFAVGALFALVFLELMWLRMFGGDWLGYHGAVLDSFCYIINVPTEGQVQQPCLLRFLLLGTVFFHGFFLSAYYTSNLGSILTVNLFHAQINTMDDIVSAQLPVMIIDYEMEFLLNLNKELPQEFLKLLRPVDSGVFAAHQTRFNSSFAYFVTEDQWQFLDEQQLHLKHRLFKMSSICFGSYHLAFPLQMDSSLWRDIEYFTFRIHSSGLLNFYARSSFGSALHGGLVERLPENQEYTSAGMQHLAIAFIFLLVMSALSGIVFLLEVLSEGTSRSLFVYQ; encoded by the coding sequence ATGAAGTACGTTCTCGATTTGTTAACTCCGTTTGCCAGCCAGAACATATTCCAGGAAATCGTGTGGTTTGTCAGTCCGCACCAGCGCTTGGAGCAGACCGACGAGTTCATAAGGCGCATTGACGAGGCCTTCGGGAAGACAGCCACCCAGACGGTGGTTAATAACAACACGGAAATGCGTATGATTCACTCGTCGGCCAGAAGGAACCACATGAGCTTTGTGTTCACCACAGGAGCAGATGATCCCATTATGAAGGTATTTAGCAAGGTGTTGCTCGGGCGGCACTTTTACTTTTCGATGATAATGTACGTGGACAAAGTGAGCGACATGCAGCCCATTCAGGACATACTGCTCTTCGCCTACAACCAGCAGTTCATAAACTCGATGGTCTACTTTGAGTCTGAGGAGGGCATCAATCAGATCTTTGGAGTGGCCAAGTTTCCCTCCATGGTGTTCGAGAATCGCACTGACTTCAACGCTTATATGAGAAAAATGTACAATAAGATCCTGAATGCACGCTCCGATGTGGAGGGTTTCGGGTTTGCTACGCCCTTGCGCCAGGACCTGCCACATCTCTTCCAGTCCCGAGGCCGCAACGACGGAAGTACCTATCGGATCATCGAGACCTTTGTCCAGTTCGTCAACGGCACCTTTGCGGAGCTTCCCATGCCGCTAGATGCCCTGGGCGGCAAGGTTATCAATATGAAGCAGACCCTGCAGATGGTTCGCGAACGCCAGATGGAGTTCTGCGCCCATGCCTACGCCCTGTTCATGCCCGATGAAGAACTGGAGAAAACCTACCCGCTGCTGGTGGTGCAATGGTGCCTAATGGTTCCGCTCTACAACAGTGTTTCCACTTACTTGTACCCCCTGCAGCCTTTTGCCTGGAACGTGTGGTTCTTCGCCGTGGGAGCTCTGTTTGCCTTGGTTTTCCTGGAGCTGATGTGGCTCAGGATGTTCGGAGGAGACTGGTTAGGGTATCACGGCGCTGTTCTGGACTCCTTTTGCTACATTATCAATGTGCCCACTGAGGGCCAAGTGCAGCAGCCCTGCCTTCTTCGATTTCTCCTGCTTGGCACGGTTTTCTTCCATGGATTTTTCCTTTCCGCCTACTACACCTCGAATTTGGGCAGTATTTTGACTGTGAACCTCTTCCATGCCCAGATCAACACCATGGACGACATTGTGAGTGCCCAGCTGCCCGTCATGATCATTGACTACGAGATGGAGTTCCTGCTGAATCTGAATAAGGAGTTGCCCCAGGAGTTTCTCAAGCTGCTCAGACCCGTGGACTCTGGAGTCTTTGCAGCTCATCAAACAAGATTCAATAGCTCCTTTGCCTACTTTGTAACCGAGGATCAGTGGCAGTTCCTTgacgagcagcagctgcactTGAAGCATCGCCTCTTTAAAATGAGCAGCATCTGCTTTGGTTCCTACCACCTGGCTTTTCCCCTGCAGATGGACTCATCCTTGTGGCGGGATATCGAGTACTTTACGTTCCGCATCCACTCCTCGGGCCTGCTCAATTTCTACGCTCGCAGCAGTTTCGGATCTGCCCTTCATGGTGGTTTGGTAGAGCGTTTGCCGGAGAATCAGGAGTACACATCCGCCGGAATGCAACACCTAGCCATTGCCTTTATTTTCCTGCTAGTGATGAGTGCTTTATCCGGGATTGTGTTCCTTCTGGAGGTGCTATCTGAAGGCACTTCGCGTAGTCTGTTTGTTTATCAATAA
- the Ir56b gene encoding uncharacterized protein Ir56b, which yields MLDTVDTELANGTIHSPYSFDIPHAFIFNDTLQPNAIYGGPYLEIVKHFAKAHHFRLELDPVESLPKKSVVEEDIAAGIYNLSLHGVTMRPDKIGKFSAVTRHSYPLELMMNCVMVPLAPELPKWMYMVWPLGRYIWTSIVLGTFYVALLLRYVHWREPGNATKSYTRNVLHAMALLMFSPNMNMTVKLKHASLRVIVFYMLLFVLGFILTNYHISHMTAFDMKPVFLRPIDNWADLIRSKLRIVIPETLLEELRWLPVVDTTPLDPQFDARS from the coding sequence ATGCTCGACACGGTCGACACGGAGCTGGCAAATGGAACGATCCATTCGCCGTACAGCTTTGACATTCCGCACGCCTTCATCTTCAACGACACCCTGCAACCCAATGCTATCTATGGCGGTCCCTATCTGGAGATAGTGAAGCACTTTGCCAAGGCGCACCACTTTCGACTGGAGCTGGATCCCGTCGAGAGTCTGCCCAAGAAGTCAGTGGTGGAGGAGGACATTGCCGCCGGCATTTACAACCTATCGCTGCACGGAGTGACTATGCGTCCTGACAAGATCGGCAAGTTCTCGGCCGTGACGCGGCACAGCTATCCTCTGGAGCTGATGATGAACTGTGTGATGGTACCGCTGGCTCCCGAGCTGCCCAAGTGGATGTACATGGTGTGGCCGTTGGGCAGGTACATTTGGACGTCCATCGTCCTGGGCACCTTCTACGTGGCCCTTCTGCTGCGCTACGTGCACTGGCGGGAGCCGGGGAACGCAACAAAGTCCTATACGCGGAACGTGCTCCACGCCATGGCCCTCCTGATGTTCAGCCCCAATATGAACATGACGGTGAAGCTGAAGCACGCCTCGCTGCGCGTGATCGTCTTTTACATGCTGCTCTTCGTCTTGGGATTCATACTGACCAACTACCACATCAGCCACATGACGGCCTTCGACATGAAACCGGTGTTCCTCCGCCCCATCGATAACTGGGCGGATTTGATACGCTCGAAGCTGCGTATAGTCATCCCAGAGACGCTGCTGGAGGAGCTGCGCTGGCTGCCGGTGGTGGACACCACTCCGTTGGATCCGCAGTTTGACGCGCGCAGCTGA
- the LOC108076597 gene encoding thioredoxin-related transmembrane protein 2 homolog, which produces MTWKKQLAILAKPYYWVNILLAVSYLLAKKTQFVCTRLFSLLEEDEACDLDSREVEILFFLLIVVMIRSRKTGAVTMINYLSSSFLYTKVANAILWAYADFRYGLGFLLVCVLVGMVLPEPSYRGPEHITYFRNSQVFEEELVRDKRTSWLICFYTVWNPSCVNFAPIFAELSAEYNTDHLKFGKIDIGRFPDVAQKYRISDSSFSRQLPTVVLFQQGKETERRPCVDNKGKLQKFFFSSDNVRATFGLNQLYKEAVERLPAAPKESKKAQ; this is translated from the coding sequence ATGACGTGGAAGAAGCAACTGGCCATACTGGCCAAGCCCTACTACTGGGTGAACATCCTGCTGGCCGTTTCCTATCTGCTGGCCAAGAAGACCCAGTTTGTCTGCACCCGCCTGTTCAGCCTGCTCGAGGAGGACGAAGCCTGCGATTTGGACAGTCGCGAGGTGGAGATCCTGTTCTTCCTGCTAATCGTTGTGATGATCCGGTCGCGCAAGACGGGCGCCGTCACCATGATCAACTACCTGTCATCGTCGTTCCTGTATACAAAGGTCGCCAACGCCATCCTGTGGGCCTACGCAGACTTCCGCTACGGCCTGGGCTTCCTGCTGGTCTGCGTGCTCGTGGGCATGGTGCTGCCGGAACCCTCGTACCGCGGCCCCGAACACATCACCTACTTCCGGAACTCGCAGGTGTTCGAGGAGGAACTGGTCCGCGACAAGCGCACCAGCTGGCTGATCTGCTTCTACACGGTGTGGAATCCCAGCTGCGTCAACTTTGCCCCCATCTTCGCAGAGCTCTCGGCGGAGTACAACACGGACCACCTGAAGTTCGGCAAGATCGACATTGGACGCTTCCCAGACGTGGCGCAAAAGTACCGCATCTCGGATAGCAGCTTCTCCCGCCAGCTGCCCACTGTGGTGCTGTTCCAGCAGGGCAAGGAGACTGAACGGCGGCCGTGCGTCGACAACAAGGGCAAACTgcaaaagttcttcttctccAGCGACAATGTGCGCGCCACCTTTGGACTGAACCAGCTGTACAAGGAGGCAGTGGAGCGGCTGCCCGCTGCGCCCAAGGAGTCGAAGAAGGCACAGTAA
- the LOC108076604 gene encoding uncharacterized protein yields the protein MLLEQNVKIIKLDQHFAECWTKQSILKNFKFFSLLTTISTAASKMAAIPQGAFAACKIREQFNEREMIVARLRSAAADKGSLDNANSLTQREYSPNKYNDKLMNSIWGLYNRYSPHNVKKNEYAPTK from the exons ATGCTGCTGGAGCAGAACGTGAAAATCATCAAACTCGATCAGCATTTCGCCGAGTGCTGGACCAAGCAAAGCATTCTCAAAAACTTTAAGTTCTTCTCCTTGTTGACCACTATCTCCACAGCCG CTTCTAAGATGGCCGCCATTCCCCAAGGTGCATTCGCCGCCTGCAAGATTCGCGAGCAATTCAACGAGCGCGAGATGATCGTCGCCCGTCTGAGGTCCGCTGCCGCCGATAAGGGTTCCCTTGACAACGCCAATAGCCTAACCC AACGCGAGTACTCGCCGAACAAGTACAATGACAAGCTGATGAACTCCATCTGGGGCTTGTACAACCGCTATTCGCCGCACAATGTGAAGAAGAACGAGTATGCTCCCACCAAGTGA